One segment of Mastomys coucha isolate ucsf_1 unplaced genomic scaffold, UCSF_Mcou_1 pScaffold23, whole genome shotgun sequence DNA contains the following:
- the LOC116072409 gene encoding putative gustatory receptor clone PTE01: MDQYNLTSNLEFLLLGLSEDPELQPILFALFLLIYLLTVLGNVLIILAISYDSHLHNPMYFFLFNLSLSDICFSSTTVPKMLINMQTHNKSITFATCIIQVSFFFLFGCMDSLLLTVMAYDRWVAICHPLYYQVILNPRLCRWLVIVSFCISLIDSQVHCLMVSQLTFCTNMEIPHFFCDVPELLKLACSDTSINNIVMVLVSIIVGFLPASGIFYSYYKIISSIVKVPSLLGKYKAFSTCGSHLSVVCLFYGTGLGVYLSSTISSSTRGSMVASVMYTMVVPMMNPFIYSLRNRDIKKALQKLFSQIISYPPIYSHNI; encoded by the coding sequence ATGGATCAATATAATTTAACAAGTAACTTGGAATTCCTTCTCCTTGGACTCTCAGAAGACCCTGAACTGCAACCCATCTTATTTGCACTATTCCTGCTCATATACCTGCTCACTGTGCTTGGAAATGTGCTCATCATCCTGGCCATCAGCTATGATTCCCACCTTCACAACCCAATGTACTTCTTTCTCTTCAATCTTTCATTGTCTGACATATGCTTCAGCAGCACCACAGTCCCCAAAATGCTTATAAATATGCAGACCCATAACAAATCCATAACTTTTGCAACATGCATAATTcaggtgtctttcttctttctttttgggtgTATGGACAGCCTACTACTGACTGTGATGGCCTATGACCGATGGGTAGCCATCTGTCACCCTCTATACTACCAAGTAATTCTGAATCCTCGTCTGTGTAGATGGTTGGTCATAGTGTCATTTTGTATCAGTCTCATAGATTCACAGGTACACTGCTTGATGGTGTCACAGCTAACATTTTGCACTAACATGGAAATCCCTCATTTCTTTTGTGATGTTCCAGAGCTTCTAAAACTTGCCTGTTCTGATACCTCTATCAATAACATAGTCATGGTTCTTGTCAGTATCATTGTTGGTTTCCTCCCTGCCTCAGGAATCTTTTACTcctactataaaattatttcctccATTGTTAAAGTCccttcattgttagggaaataTAAAGCTTTCTCTACCTGTGGATCTCACCTGTcagttgtttgcttattttatggaACAGGTCTTGGTGTATACCTTAGCTCAACTATTTCTAGTTCAACCAGGGGAAGTATGGTAGCTTCAGTAATGTATACCATGGTGGTTCCCATGATGAACCCCTTCATCTACAGCCTGAGAAACAGGGATATCAAGAAGGCCCTCCAGAAACTTTTCAGTCAAATAATATCTTACCCACCTATATACTCCCATAATATATAG